GTATTGACTCTTATAATAATCCCATCTACATTAGGATCCGTGCCAGCACTTTCAATTTGAGTTAAGAAAGCTTGGTGATCATACATTTCTGTACTAAATAAACCTTGAGCACCAGTATCTTGAATGACACCATCTAAATTTAATACAACTACTTTACCTGCAGCTCCATCCTGAATTGTTGTTTCGGCAAAGTCTGAACTCACATAATCATCAAAATCTATCTGATAAAAACCTACAGCCAAATTTGTAATAGTAGAGATAATTAATAACCCAGCTACTACTCCCAATGCTGTCCAACGTTTCCAGTTCATTCTCCCACTCCCTCATTGCTTTTTTAACCATCCAACATCATACCATAAAAAACCAGTTTATTTCTCTTCGTTTTTATACATGATCGTATTATCAACAATCGTCATCAATACCTCGGCACTTAAATATTCTTCAATGTCACATGTAAAAAGGTTATGAGTTAATACCGTAAAATCAGCATCATAACCCTCTGAAATAAATCCTCTTTTTTCCTCATGACCCGTTGCATATGCACTTCCAGAAGTAAATAATTGAATCGCTTCAAAACGACTCAGTTTTTGTTCAGGCAAGTAGCCAGCATGCCGAGCCTCATCTGGGTGGCGTCTCGTAATCGCTGCATGCATACCAAGCAACGGACCAGGCGGTTCAATTGGTGCATCTGAGCCACCAGCACAATGTAAGCCTGCATCTAAAAGCGTTTTCCAAGCAAAGGACGAAGGGAGTCGATCTGGTCCTAAACGATCCTCTACCCACGGAAAATCAGTTGCTACAAACCGAGGCTGTAAATCCAAAATAGCTTGAAGTGGCTTTAAGCGATTAACTAAGTCCGGTCTCGCAACCTGCAAATGGATAAAACGATCGCGACCTTCAATTGGAGGAAATTCTTCAACCGCGGCAATCGCCTGCTCAAGAGCAGCATCACCTATTACATGGATAGCTACTGGCATGTGATAGTCCCTCGCTTTTTTTACAAGTGCTTTTAATGCCTCTGGACTATGCATGGCAACACCAGAATTATCAGGATCATCTGAATATGGTTCTGATAGAAGAGCGGTTCTTCCTCCAAGTGCACCATCTGCAAAAATTTTCATTGAACCAATTTCAAGATAGTCAGATAACGGGCCAGGCCCAAAGCCAAGTCTACTCATTTCATCAATTTGCTCATGATGAACAAGCAAATTGGTTCTGAAACGAAACTTATCCTTATGTATTAACGATTGAAAGACATCAATGGTTTCAGAAAAACCATTATAATAATTCATGTCTTCCGTATGGCCGCCTGTAATCCCTTGAGCCAACAGGTCTTCAATCGACCTTTTAAGAGCTTGATACACATACTCTCGATCAACTGGCGGCATCACTTCTTTAATAAGATCAACAGCCGCATCCATTAAATAACCAGTTGGCTCACCTGATTGATCCCGTTCAATGACTCCCCCTTGAGGATCTGGCGTATCGCGACTAATACAAGCTCTTCGCAAGGCCTCTGTGTTAACCAACGCAGCATGACGACAAACTCTCGAAGCATATAAAGGTTTATTTGGACTAATTTCATCTAATTCAAGACGATGAAAAATCTTCTTATCCGCAAAATTATTCTCATTCCACCCCTCAGCTAGCACCCAATCATGCTGAGTGGAATCTTTTGCTTTTTGAACAAGCCACTCCCTCATCTCAAAAGAAGTCGTCGCTTTTGATAAATCGAGACTAAGTAGCTTCTCCCCATGCCCAACCATATGTAAATGACTATCAACAAATCCGGGGTAGACATATCCCCCTTTGATATCTTTGATCACGGTAATGTCCTGCTTAAATTGTTGAAGCAACGTTTCTTTTGTACCCAACGCCACAATTTTCCCATCCACTACATAAACCGCATCAACCGCTTCACCTTGCTGCTTTAGCGTAAAAAACGTCCCATTATGCCAAAGTGTTCCCATTTTCATCTTCCCTTCAAATAATCTACACACTTTATTCATCTATCGTGACAGATTCATGAGAGAACAGCAATATCTTTGCTTAAACTTCTGCTCCTACTCGATGTCTGTTCAACTCATCTCTCTCTTGGTGGACGAGGTTCTTTTTTGGTAGACGCTGCAACGTCTTGGTGTTTGCTGCGACTCTCTTGGTAAAGAGGGTTAGAGCTTGGTAATTGATGCTTAGCTATTGGTAACGTGGGTGAGTTCTTGGTGGTTACTGCTTCTCTCTTTGTATGGAAGGTGGGCTCTTGGTGGTTCCTGCTTCTCTCTTTGTATGGAGGGTTGGCTCTTGGTGGTGCCTGCTTCTCTCTTTGTATGGAGGGTTGGCTCTTGGTGGTTCCTGCTTCTCTCTTTGTATGGAGGGTGCGCTCTTGGTGGTGCCTGCTTCTCTCTTTGTATGGAAGGTTGGCTCTTGGTGGTGCCTGCTTCTCTCTTTGTATGGAGGGTTGGCTCTTGGTGGTTCCTGCTTCTCTCTTTGTATGGAGGGTTGGCTCTTGGTGGTGCCTGCTTCTCTCTTTGTATGGAGGGTGCGCTCTTGGTGGTGCCTGCTTCTCTCTTTGTATGGAGGGTGCGCTCTTGGTGGTGCCTGCTTCTCTCTTTGTATGGAGGGTTGGCTCTTGGTGGTGCCTGCTTCTCTCTTTGTATGGAAAGTGCGCTCTTGGTCCCACCGTATTGCTCTTAACAAAGTATATTTCTCTCTTAATATGCCGTTTTGGCTCTTGCTTCGTTCGCTTTCTTCCTTGTCTAAAGAGTGGTTCTTCTTAATTAAGGA
The nucleotide sequence above comes from Alkalicoccobacillus plakortidis. Encoded proteins:
- a CDS encoding amidohydrolase, translated to MGTLWHNGTFFTLKQQGEAVDAVYVVDGKIVALGTKETLLQQFKQDITVIKDIKGGYVYPGFVDSHLHMVGHGEKLLSLDLSKATTSFEMREWLVQKAKDSTQHDWVLAEGWNENNFADKKIFHRLELDEISPNKPLYASRVCRHAALVNTEALRRACISRDTPDPQGGVIERDQSGEPTGYLMDAAVDLIKEVMPPVDREYVYQALKRSIEDLLAQGITGGHTEDMNYYNGFSETIDVFQSLIHKDKFRFRTNLLVHHEQIDEMSRLGFGPGPLSDYLEIGSMKIFADGALGGRTALLSEPYSDDPDNSGVAMHSPEALKALVKKARDYHMPVAIHVIGDAALEQAIAAVEEFPPIEGRDRFIHLQVARPDLVNRLKPLQAILDLQPRFVATDFPWVEDRLGPDRLPSSFAWKTLLDAGLHCAGGSDAPIEPPGPLLGMHAAITRRHPDEARHAGYLPEQKLSRFEAIQLFTSGSAYATGHEEKRGFISEGYDADFTVLTHNLFTCDIEEYLSAEVLMTIVDNTIMYKNEEK